One window from the genome of Natronomonas pharaonis DSM 2160 encodes:
- a CDS encoding TIGR00341 family protein: protein MRLVQTLVPEGKHDVVVEALEEADVDYAMADETSRSDYSDIVFVPADADDVETILEALRDIGVERAGYTMVSEVETIASERFERQQDAGDEQGGDERISRDELRTKARNLSRSTPNYLAFTIISAVVATAGLLEDSASIVVGSMVIAPLIGPAMASCVGTVINDDDLFWEGIRSQAIGVVLAVGASTAFAFVYRLGVRPELDLLLLGQVAERAHPGILALAVALGAGAAGALSLTSGADEALVGVMIAVALMPPAASVGLGVAYTDWVLAVGASILVAVNLLSINAAGIVTFWTKRYRPSHWYDEARARRATFERFAAFVVAILILTSFLAVASQEARANAAFESTVEDIADEVVDGDVRSVTVHYDPDFVSPTPASVVVHADAERNGVAESLRQTILDRTGHDIDITVVYETTESAE from the coding sequence ATGCGGCTGGTGCAGACGCTTGTCCCGGAGGGGAAACACGACGTGGTCGTCGAGGCACTCGAAGAGGCAGATGTCGACTACGCGATGGCCGACGAGACCTCTCGCTCCGACTACTCCGATATCGTCTTCGTCCCCGCCGACGCCGACGATGTCGAGACAATTCTCGAAGCCCTCCGGGATATCGGCGTCGAGCGGGCGGGCTATACGATGGTTTCGGAGGTCGAAACCATCGCCTCCGAGCGGTTCGAGCGCCAGCAAGACGCCGGTGACGAACAGGGCGGCGACGAACGTATCTCCAGAGACGAACTCCGAACGAAAGCCCGGAACCTCTCGCGGTCGACGCCGAACTATCTGGCCTTTACTATCATCAGCGCCGTCGTCGCGACTGCGGGGCTGCTTGAGGACTCTGCGTCCATCGTCGTCGGGTCGATGGTCATTGCGCCGCTTATCGGCCCGGCGATGGCATCCTGTGTCGGGACGGTCATCAACGACGACGACCTCTTTTGGGAAGGCATTCGTTCGCAGGCCATCGGGGTCGTCCTCGCTGTCGGCGCGTCAACGGCTTTCGCGTTCGTGTACCGGCTCGGCGTTCGGCCGGAGCTCGACCTTTTATTGCTCGGACAGGTCGCAGAGCGCGCCCATCCGGGCATCCTCGCGCTTGCGGTCGCGCTCGGTGCCGGGGCCGCGGGGGCGCTGTCGCTGACCTCGGGGGCCGACGAGGCGCTCGTGGGCGTCATGATTGCGGTGGCGCTTATGCCGCCAGCGGCGAGTGTCGGGCTGGGCGTCGCCTACACCGACTGGGTGTTGGCTGTCGGCGCGAGCATCCTCGTCGCTGTCAACCTGCTTTCTATCAACGCGGCCGGCATCGTCACGTTCTGGACCAAGCGCTACCGGCCGAGCCACTGGTACGACGAGGCGCGGGCGCGGCGGGCGACGTTTGAGCGGTTTGCGGCGTTTGTCGTCGCCATTCTGATTTTGACCTCGTTTCTGGCCGTCGCCTCACAAGAGGCCCGTGCCAATGCGGCTTTCGAGTCAACAGTCGAAGACATTGCCGACGAGGTCGTCGACGGGGACGTCCGCTCAGTCACGGTCCATTACGACCCCGACTTCGTCTCGCCGACCCCGGCGTCGGTCGTCGTCCACGCCGATGCCGAGCGGAACGGGGTAGCCGAATCGCTCAGACAGACCATCCTCGATAGAACCGGCCACGATATCGATATCACGGTCGTCTACGAGACGACCGAATCGGCCGAATAG